One stretch of Thermanaerosceptrum fracticalcis DNA includes these proteins:
- the yedF gene encoding sulfurtransferase-like selenium metabolism protein YedF: MNKDYVLLITSPGIGKGEEKLGKKLMTSYLHCLNEGEDLPSHILFLHEGVKLVVEETPVLTLLQSLAAKGVKILACGTCLDYFQIKDQVKVGEIGNMYGTRDILAWAGKVITIG; the protein is encoded by the coding sequence TCCTTTTGATCACCAGTCCAGGCATTGGCAAAGGTGAGGAAAAACTGGGGAAAAAACTCATGACTTCCTATCTCCACTGTCTCAATGAGGGTGAGGATTTACCCAGCCATATTCTCTTTCTCCATGAAGGGGTGAAACTGGTAGTGGAGGAAACGCCTGTCCTCACTCTCTTGCAAAGTTTAGCTGCCAAGGGTGTAAAAATCCTGGCCTGCGGCACCTGCCTGGACTATTTCCAGATTAAAGACCAGGTCAAAGTAGGCGAGATAGGCAATATGTACGGTACCCGTGATATCCTGGCCTGGGCGGGAAAAGTGATTACTATAGGATAG
- a CDS encoding acyl-CoA dehydratase activase has protein sequence MTWSIGIDVGSVSAKGVIFNGEKWDYVVIPTGWMPRQAGKEVLDQLLRKADIGLDNVGIIVGTGYGRVNLDFTHKTFSEIVCHARGAHYLFPQTQGIIDIGGQDSKAIAIDSEGKVKDFILNDKCAAGTGRFLQVMAQVLGYEVSELGERCGTTEPVEIGSMCAVFAESEIIGLLAQGVSQERIVAGVLLSIARRVGTMATKLNLGPHVTFCGGVAQNQILQRFLKEQTGWEMEAPEKPQLVGALGAAIIGYELCGGGK, from the coding sequence ATGACTTGGTCCATTGGCATAGATGTAGGTTCAGTATCGGCCAAAGGAGTAATTTTTAATGGTGAAAAGTGGGATTACGTTGTTATTCCCACAGGCTGGATGCCTCGCCAGGCAGGTAAAGAAGTTTTAGACCAGTTATTAAGGAAGGCAGATATTGGTCTTGATAATGTGGGTATAATTGTGGGTACCGGTTATGGTCGGGTTAACCTGGATTTTACCCATAAAACTTTCAGTGAAATTGTCTGTCATGCCAGGGGTGCCCACTATTTGTTTCCCCAGACTCAGGGGATTATTGATATTGGGGGGCAGGACAGCAAGGCTATTGCCATTGATTCTGAGGGAAAGGTAAAAGATTTTATTCTTAATGATAAATGTGCCGCCGGGACAGGAAGATTCCTGCAGGTAATGGCCCAGGTTTTAGGTTATGAGGTATCTGAACTGGGGGAAAGGTGTGGAACGACGGAGCCTGTGGAAATTGGCAGCATGTGTGCCGTTTTTGCCGAGTCGGAAATTATTGGTCTTCTGGCCCAAGGTGTTTCCCAGGAACGAATCGTAGCCGGAGTTCTTCTCTCTATAGCCAGGCGGGTGGGTACCATGGCGACTAAACTAAACCTGGGGCCTCATGTTACCTTCTGCGGAGGTGTGGCCCAAAACCAGATTTTACAACGTTTTTTAAAAGAACAAACAGGCTGGGAGATGGAAGCCCCCGAAAAACCCCAACTGGTAGGAGCTCTAGGAGCGGCCATTATTGGTTATGAATTATGTGGAGGAGGTAAATAA